The following proteins are co-located in the Corynebacterium kalinowskii genome:
- the tyrS gene encoding tyrosine--tRNA ligase: MNIIDELQWRGLINQSTDLDALREACEQPISLYCGFDPTGDSLHAGHLVPMIMLRRFQQAGHRPITLAGGATGFIGDPRDVGERSMLSQDTIDQNLEAIKGQLRRFVDFEGDNPAVMVNNADWTMQMSVIDFLRDVGKNFSLNTMLDRDTVKRRLESDGISYTEFSYMLLQANDYVHLHRELDCVLQIGGGDQWGNIVSGVDLNRRVNGAKVHGLTVPLVTDATGQKFGKSTGGGKLWLDPEKTSAYSWYQYFLNAGDSVVIDYLRWFTFLSQEEIAALETEVAERPFKREAQRRLAQEMTDLVHGHEATVAVELAAQALFGRASLADLDEKTLAGALSETTVFEVAAGEPRTIIDLLVGSGLADSKGAARRTIKEGGAYVNNERIESEEWEPTSEDLLHGAWLVLRKGKKNFAGAKLV, translated from the coding sequence CACTGACCTTGATGCCCTGCGCGAAGCATGCGAGCAGCCGATCTCCCTGTACTGCGGCTTCGACCCAACCGGTGATTCACTGCACGCCGGTCACCTGGTGCCGATGATTATGCTGCGTCGATTCCAGCAGGCCGGACACCGCCCGATCACCCTTGCCGGTGGCGCGACCGGTTTTATCGGCGACCCTCGCGATGTCGGCGAGCGATCAATGCTGTCCCAGGACACCATTGATCAGAACCTCGAAGCAATCAAGGGGCAACTGCGCCGCTTTGTGGACTTCGAAGGCGACAACCCAGCGGTCATGGTGAACAACGCTGACTGGACGATGCAGATGTCCGTCATCGACTTCCTGCGTGACGTCGGCAAGAACTTTTCTCTGAACACCATGCTTGACCGCGACACCGTGAAGCGTCGACTCGAATCCGACGGTATTTCCTACACGGAGTTCTCTTACATGTTGTTGCAGGCCAACGACTACGTGCACCTGCACCGCGAACTCGACTGTGTGCTGCAGATCGGTGGCGGTGACCAGTGGGGCAACATCGTTTCCGGCGTTGACCTCAATCGTCGCGTTAACGGTGCAAAGGTGCACGGCCTCACTGTGCCATTGGTCACTGACGCAACGGGCCAAAAGTTTGGCAAGTCCACCGGTGGCGGCAAGCTGTGGCTGGACCCTGAAAAGACCTCTGCGTATTCCTGGTACCAGTACTTCCTCAATGCTGGCGACTCCGTGGTCATCGACTACTTGCGATGGTTCACTTTCCTGAGCCAGGAAGAGATCGCAGCTCTGGAGACTGAAGTTGCCGAGCGACCTTTCAAGCGTGAAGCTCAGCGACGCCTGGCGCAGGAAATGACAGACCTCGTCCACGGTCATGAGGCCACCGTCGCTGTTGAGCTGGCAGCCCAGGCACTGTTCGGTCGGGCCTCTCTCGCTGACCTCGATGAGAAGACTTTGGCGGGAGCCCTGTCTGAGACCACAGTCTTTGAGGTTGCAGCAGGGGAGCCACGTACGATCATCGACCTGTTGGTTGGCTCTGGACTCGCTGACTCCAAGGGAGCTGCTCGACGCACCATTAAGGAAGGCGGCGCTTACGTGAACAATGAGCGCATCGAATCCGAGGAATGGGAACCTACTTCTGAAGACCTGTTGCATGGCGCTTGGCTGGTGCTGCGGAAAGGTAAGAAGAATTTTGCTGGAGCAAAGCTGGTCTAA